From the genome of Daphnia pulex isolate KAP4 chromosome 12, ASM2113471v1:
TTGTCTGTTGAAAACCAGATTAAGAACCAGTCCAATAAAAGATATGCATATCCTCAATAGCATTCCCCCTCGTATGGTGGCCCAAAACCGCCACTTTTTcaatataacatttttttcaaaatatcaatatataaaacagaaattcaatataaaaaatggtaaaaagtattatataaaaaccaaaaagagtataattttaaaaaactaaaaggtAAAAGCTAATataaaaaccccccaaaagtTCAATATAAAAACGGCAGCTACCTAGCgatcaaaataataacttcATGCCACATCTCCACCCCCTTTATAGCCAGTTTGAATGCAGCAGTAGTACAAACGGGGATTCTTGCGCGCGACGCGCTAAATTTTGAGcattttatttaatcattaattaaaaaacgcGCAAGCGCTTAAATAACTTGAGCGCTTATCGCTGGTTCTTCAAGCTGTCTTAGCGCTATCGCCCGTCCGCTGTTTTCAGTGGCTCATTGTgcgaacaacaaataaaacacagaTCTAGCGCCAAATAAACGTGCATGGCGCTAGTGATGTGCGATATTCTGGATGGAATCCAGCTGAATTATTGAAGTTAGACTGTGGACCGATGACCCTCTTTGCTGGCAGTGCTGGCAGCAACCATTCGGATTAAAGTGGAGACGATGTTGGTGGCTCTGACGTTGAGTTGTTGATTGGCTCCGGGAATAAAACcgaataaaacatttggagAACCACAAATCAATGGAATCCAGGAGTAAGGACGTCAGGCGAAACGTAAGaatctaaaaatttcaaacagaaGATTTAATAAATCAATACGTAACAGAAATCTTTTTGATCCCAAACAGAACTTACCTTGTTGGAGTTGACGAGAAACATAGACGATGTTAGCGATTTGTTTCACGAGTTGAAGTCGTGGCTCGTGAAGCTCCAACTTGATGGGAACGTCGACGGCGATTCTGAAACCACCACTgatgaaaataagaagaggaaTTAATTTCAGGTAATTAGTTTAAAAGGTTATAACAAATAGCCTTACCATAATTGATTTCTCAGAGACGCCAATCAACTGGGCGATGCGGCGACGACCTTCTCGATTGGGAAACGAATCCCTGGCGAACTCTGCGACCAGTAGCTCCAACTGGACCTCGTCGTAAAAGTGGCGCTGACGACCTGATCGGTAAGAAGATTTTGCAGCGGAATCAACTGGATAATAAtctgaaagtaaaaattcacGTTTAAAACCTGTCTTTAAAAGTATGAAGAATaggaaatgtaaaataacCATAACTAGCCACAGTTAACAGTCTACGGAAACATTAGGCACTTAAACTAGACGTAggtcaaaatcaaatcaagatCAAGAACAACAGAAATTAGACCTGTGTGGAAGTAGCGAGATGCGGAGTGAACAAAATGCCAAAGCGGAATGCGGAAACTCGACCATTTATGAAGAAAAGCATTTTTTTCGATAGTGTGACCCTCCCTattgcaacagaaaaaaaactgtgaagatcaaataatataaaataacttGTTTTGCTTCTTTATCAAGGTGAATTTTGGCAGAATCAATTATCGCTTGAATCTCTGACCCTttggatttttatatttctatttaGACGTTATTATATTTCATTATCCGTTATATAATTACCACCGCATTTTGTtacaacagctgttgtttTTGGAGTATTGTAGGTGTACCTGGATGTAGATACGTCAGTACAACTAGCTGGGCAATGGAATCAATTTGAATCGAGATCAGTAATATATCCAACACACGCGCACCTGCTGGAAATGTGTCATCAGGTTTCGACTATTAATGGGCAAATATATTTTGATTCCCTCCGTTTTGGAGAACCTGTTGAAGCACACTGGACCCGCCGGCCGACCGGATAAAAAGAGTACCGCACGGTGGTGCAGAGACAGGATCGATTCAACGAGAGCTTAATAGGATCGACTCGGCACGGACAACCTCCAGTCCTCTCTCTCCGCCATCCAGCAATCCAGTCCATCAGGTAATATTATTCGCCtaaagttttgacttgatttgtcaccgtcgtctctttttatcggctttcatttgattttgacgGGAGAAGTTATTGATGACTAGAATGATGTCGAAGAAATCGGGTGCCAGGGTTATGGGCTTATGGCCTTGGTTTGATCGTGTTGCTGGACGATCCAAGTCATCACGGGGATTCCAGTCCTGAACTGGATCGAGATTGCGGATTTCTCTTGCCCGAGGCAGATTTGCTTGCGTTCCAACATTTGGCAAAGCAGGTGAATTATCATTTTCGACTTCTTTCTgcttttaatatttaattgtttcatttcattttaatttttgacaGCACCCGACGACTTCCCCACGTCCGAGGGAGATGATGACATCGTCAGTCTACCGAATCCACCCAATAAGAATCTACTATACTAAAAAGTGGCCCAATGCAAGTCAAATTCCATACGTCATCGACTCGGCATTTTGGTAAGGCCTCGCCTCTTATTTCTCCAtccatgttttgttttgtgaatcTCAATTGCTGGTTAATGACGTGATGCTCGTATTGATTGAATCAGATGCCAAGGGCCGATGCGCCATCGGTTACGCCATGACGCAGTACCACCAGATTTCCTGCATCCGCTTCGTCCCGCGTACGGTCCAGTCGGACTACATCAAAATCAACAGACTCGATACCACAGCGTACGTACGCTTCGCCTGAATCATTTATTAGTTGTTGACCGATTCATTAATTGTGGTTTGACACTTTCAACAGTTTCAGTTGCTCCTCATCGGTATTTGGTTACCGTAAAGGTTTAGGAGCACACCATATCACTTTGTCGCCCAGCTGTTACAAGTCTCAAGCGGGCACCGTCATACACGAATTGATGTATCGTATCGGGTTCGCCCACGAACACAATCGACCCGATCGTGATAAATACGTCAACATTCTTTGGGATAAAATTATTGATAAAGGTTAGTCCGATTCATTGACTTTCGTTTAAGTGTCTAATAAGTGAAGGGGGAATAACTGGGTGGCCAtattctttcgtttcttttcaatcagAGCGGAGGCAGTACGAAATTGCGGAAGGATCCAGCCTCATCTATTGATACGACTATGGTCAGTTTGAAAttgagattctttttttccttagtgaacttttgtttcatatctttgtgtttttttatgcCGCAGGTTCCGTGATGCATTATCCACTGAGTCCGGTAATGACGACGAAATTAAACACAAATGAGGCTGTCACTGGACAGCGAGAAGGTTTAAGTAAGGTAGGTTTAAATGAACGCAATTGCCAAATTTGCAACTCGACTTTTGACGTGCAAGAATTCCAAGATCACGTTGATCTATAGAAACAAATCATctcgtttttttctattctgcTCAACAGAATGATGTCATCAAACTCGTACTTCTTTACTGCCTAAGGGGGTGAAAACGCTAACTTTTGAACGTACCAAGTGTTGCAGTTCATGAGTTCAACCATTCCTCGCTGCAACGATTCCCCGTTACTCTTCAACAAGATGTAATTCTggcgtttaattttttttctgactaaGTGCCATCCACAATCAACAAACTGCGTAGAAGAAATTCTGTTTAACATCTTCTCACTGAAATTAGGTAGCTATTATGCACCCAGGCACCAATTAATGTTAACAATTTCTTGTCTCTAAAGTATGAACCCTCTACATCATCTTTGCatgaattaaaatgttttaattactCGAATCAAATGTCAATTGAATTGGTTTAATCTTATGCTCAATTTAAAAACAGTATCAATAGTAAATTCGGTTGTTGATTTGTCTTTCTACAGTGATGGGTGGTCGCCGCTAATACTGCCACAGGATGAGATGGATGACTTACCTTTTTCCGTCCTGTACAACGACAGGGTTACTGGAtgcaaaatggaaaacaaaaaggaccgTTCAGCTTTTCCCACCCTCCAAGTGGTAGTGAAAACTCTCCATTGACGCCAACAGTGCAGCCACAAGTaaatttctctctttgttATAGAAAcgttttaataatttgattttttttaaattagccatttcttttttaaataagacgCGTTGATAGATGTTTAATCATTTTACCTAAACCCATTTTTATCTCTTATTAGAATTCGATGATGCTCGAcgctttcttttctctcaaaatATCCCCTGTTACAAGGAGCCGTTTTATAGCTTGTCGACGAACCCAAACAGATCGCATTAGCCAATATCGTCAATCGCAACTTACGACGCAGGTATTAGGCGACGTGAAATCCGTGCTGGACGCGTAGCGTTCTAGAAAAATGAGCAAGTCAATTTCTCAGCATTAGTCTATTCGCTTTTTGATTTCACGTCTTGATTGCGTCGAATCAAATGAGCTTTTTCGTAACGTGGTACGATACGCTATGTTTCATTCGAATCAAAAATGTATCGTTTTGGTTAGCCCGAATTCGTTCTCTAGAATTTCTGTAATAATATAGACCTGACCAGTCATTGTGTGGAACACAGAAGTGGAGATGGACGGAGTTGAAGGGGGGCGAAGACGGCCCGGTCGGACAAAGTCAAgagattgaaatttttgaagcCTTTGAAAGCCTTTGAATTTCCAGGAACACGATTGtataaaataacttgaaattttaaaaggagaaataacatttttatttctcttttgttattAAGAAAGTTCGTCGTTGACTCTAGCCCACCTCGTTTCAAAGTTCTTGGAGTATGTGAGCGTTATGTACATCCggttgaaatttaataatatgCAATTATTTACAGGACTCCGGCCGCCTTCAGATCTGCGAGCATCTTGACGACGTGCTCGGGCATGGGTGGAGGAGTGGGGAGGTGGTCGCCGGTGGCCTGGAATCCGTTTTCATCGGCCACCCAATTGACGGTGAGGACGACGCCGTCGGGAGTCGTGAACGAGTAGGAGCCCTTGGACACGGTCCCGATATCCTCCGGTTTGGGACCAACTTGTTTCTGGCTGCCACTTTCAGACACTTTGGTCTCATCGGCAGACTCGAAACTGattttgacacatttttttcattaggaTCAAATGATGAGAGGATTACTAATATTAACTTACTCGAATGAATAGCTGCCGTCTGCGTTCACTTGGCTGTTGGACGACACAATTTCGATGGGCTTCTTATCTCCTTGAGGTGCGGCGAGGGCCACGGCCAAGAAAGCGACAGCGACGATCTGGCAGTGCAtcaagtcaaaataaaaggttAACTTgatatttaatcaaataagaGTTGACTAACTtaccaatttcatttttagctGGTTTCGGTTGTTTAGCTGCTCTTCTGAAGACAGACGAAGGAATTGTGTGAAGAAGATTGCGATGTTGGCCAACTTTTATACCTGGCAGTTGCGGCTGAGTGAAAGTGATAGGCCAAGACCTTCCACAGGTAACattcccttcttctttgggGATGGGCATTttgtaaatatgaaaatgaGCGAAAGGGATGATGCAACAGACAGCATTTGctggaatatttttaaaatcaaaacgcGAATTTTTCAAGaccggaaaataaaatattaaatgaattaacttttgaattaaaaaactaaatgaacGCGCACTCACCTTAGGAAAGcagtatttattttgaaaaatgcccgttttgatttaaaaaagtactATTCAGTAAATTGGCAACACCacaaaaagccaaaacaaaatggctaCCAGTATCTATGTCGTGCCGTGAGCCCGTGAAGTCGTCACGGATTCTCTTACATGAAAATCTTGATTTACAAACTTGTTTTAAAGAATGCAGTTTAATAAAAGCCACCAGCAACCAAATTCAGACAAAGATTTCAAGACGCCTTACCTAAAGAAAGTGTGGCGTTTCTTCTGGTTAGTGAGTTCActccacttttctttttttattttgcagacAAATGATGTAACATTTCAAGTGTGAGTAacctttgtctttttttttcatttagggTTTTTTCAATAAGGATGGAGTCGGTATAATTGGCTAATTAAGGACTAATTAGGGTAATTTGGTTTAATTGAGACAGTTCATAGTGATTTTAtaccagttctttttctttttaaggaaTGGTGATTTTGAGGTAatgctgttctttttttgacacAGCACAGAATTGACAAACTTCAACAAGTTTTGACATCTTCGAGGCAGAGGCCCTGATGCCCACCCTATTGGCATTCCCACATCTCTGACATTGTTTGAAAACTATGTAGGCTGATTGTTTCACGGTAATTACCATTGGCTCCTACATAAAGTGTTTATGTTTACTTCattgacaactttttttttgcctgcCCCTGTACCTAAACTGACTTTGCAGAGATTTAGATAGATGTGATTTGTGGTGTTAAATCTTTGCCTGAGCCTGAAGATACTACACAGTCTTGCATGCTGATTGTATTTGATGCTGTGCAAGCCCTAATGGTTAAAGGAAGGCAACCTCATTGATGTATGTATTGGTAGGTTGTTGATTTTGGTTCTAtcgatgtgcaaagtaactgtccaatccttttttgttgaaatttttcttctctttcttttgttgcagGTTTGGCAACTGCTTAATCTGAAAGGGGctcttgtatttcttcaagtcaGAGAATTTATTGTAAGCCAGTAAGTTGAATGTTCATCTTGAAATGGTTGAAGAGATCGAATGGAGTCTACTCTTAAACAACAAGGGGATTCAACATCATTGAGTTACAGATTGAAGTTTTACAGTAGTAACTCGAGTTGAACAACAGTAATATATAATTTGTGCTATGATATATATTCTGTATGAgtgagaaatgaaatatacAAATTATAAGTGATATGAGAATTGtgtatattgtcccacctccacccacaattcctccacagTTTAGTGAAAACAACATACATGCATACATACACTGATACACATATAcaaacatacatacacttaagttaacccgttggctgccacgccatacaacccgtaggttgttctctactcaCTAAgagccatgtctgaaggatccatgaccaaggggggaagggacttgccattgctgacaagtccgggctgacacggtgataGGAGAACATGGAATGCATGCCTCAAGAATggatcaccgtatcgacaagggggaacaaaggcgtggcagccaacgggttaactaacaaacaaacacatattaccaacaacaaatgatgatccgcgatgacattttggagataccggcgatgtTTTGGTGTCCGTCTTCTCAACGTCAGTATTTCCTGgatgaagacaaaataattcttattaagttaCATGACACATAAAGGTACATTTATctggtttttttgctcaaaacttaaaaagcgCAATTTTAATTGCTTAAAATTTAACTAGCAATACTGAGAACGgtacacagaacaaagctcacttgctagttttttgaaaattttccggaagtaaaccggaagtaagcgatagctccTCAACtgttgagctgtcgtcaaaataaaccatatattcgtgatccccatgaaatttggggtcgatctgatatgatttaaacgaaatccaatttttggccaaaatcgagaattttcctgaactatagttcaggaaaattttcgaaaccggaagtacgaaattgtacaaaaaaatacatgaactttaccacaaattttacgaggatcacgaatatgtggttcttttgtacgtagaatgaatatttactaaactactgactgaaatgagtaaaaccggaagtagaaaaaaaaagcaaatatcgaaaatttaacaagtgagctttgttgggggaatagttatcgtcagttatcactaaaagattacaacaaaaaactaccgataaatgtttaaggagatgtgcaaagtatctgaaactgactgttttgacagctgtaaattatcgaaaagccatctagcggtagaaaaggaaacatttaaaatagaCTCCGTTTGCTACTCAAGTCTCAAGTGAAGAAGAGCCCGATTTAGGAATTATTACATAGACTGAGTTTACATTAAGTAGATAATacttaattgaaaattaaagaaaataagtcaattgtcgggtacctgggcataatccagTGGTGAATGACTACAGGTGTGTCATAGTGGACGGAAGAgatcactgaagtggtccagtaactcgtcagtgaagtaAGGATAAATTGTGTAGCAGCATAAGGACGGAAGCCAGATGAGCGTGTGTCTCGAAGATAAGGATAGAGTAGAACGTTGGTGGTGGAAGTCACTCTTCTCATAGATGGGGATCTTGCgagctctgtaaaaaaaaatgtttcacattaatgaaaatataaaaatgaataaaacatatcaatctttaccttttctaagaagcacactgaaatgttcgTGAtgaaaaaacagtaaaaatggcattcacagcaaccaacagcattacttctcgtgttgagataaatttcttatggtaaagaaagtgtcatgaacaTTTTTTGCAGCAGTATGGTGGCAGGTGATATGGATGCTTTACCAATATCATTTGAGTGATGAATATAGTAAGgcataatttgattttcatccaGCAGATCTGGTATGTTTACAAACACATGGCAGGTATGTTATTCTTtccacactcttcatgtcactgaaactctaagaagcaatgggaaaaagaactCTATGttacttacaaatttacacgGATTTACCtatgaaaattaaaactctacctatcccTCGGCTgagttgccttctaaacagaagtagaaacagccataaaaaaagacaagctGCTGCAGGTtaaaccaccaaaattgcaagATTCCAAAAGGATCCTGTGGTTCATGAGCAAGAGTGcctatgttatatgaaaatttgaattatgatGGTCTTAAATGCTTCACTGTTCTGGTATGGTAGCAGTAAAGATAAAATTACCTATCTTGgaacatttgtattccactatgTGTGGGCTTCAAACATgggttttaggcttttgataTCCTGAGGATCATGATGAAcagtgactgagcgctaaaccaacttgttggaatgacagCATACATCTAGACTTGCAGAAATAAATTGGTATAATAtacaaaataaggaaactagggcAAActaaacctacataagatgCGAAGTTCAGCTtgatatttgaaatcacagaaaaataagtatAAAATAGCAACACTTAGTTTCGCCCATTTCTCCACATTTCACGGTGCAGAAACAACAATGGCGACAGTGACGCcatctggtaatgagttttgaatcttatgTTGGTTGCACTCGACAGTCAGACAGAGATATGACATTATAGGTTTCACGTCCAACAAGTCGTAACTTTCataagaaacaaattaaaaagttaaacaacGCAGATCGGATAATGAGTCAACTGTTTGTAAGTAAAAGATAACACAACCTTTAGCTAATGATTCTGACAGCATCCTTGACTAAATGTTTTTATAGATAATGTCAGCTGAAGTTGTTGTATGACCTTGCCAACTGGGGCCAATAAAGCAGCCAATAATGCAAGCTATGTCTTCTGAAGCTAAATAATTTCTGTTgcaaggtaattatttttaccaacatgtttttaaattactgtGATCTTTAAGGTTTATAACTTTTCAATGGTTAACTTTTCGCTGTCAAgttgtaaatcttcaagatattggtgccttcgccagatccaattctttaCTGCAATCTATTTTGAGGACGCCAGCAAGAAAAAGCTGCTACTCAAGATTTTATGGTGACCACCACTGAGTTCTAATTTAAGACAATGTAAGATTGatagatttgaggtattgctttctgtcactACAATAtggttttaaaattattaattatactctcctttcaggttaatccctCACCGCCGTTATAGTTGTTTGGAAACTGACGAGAGATTGCTGGAACTGAAGATTGATAATTTGTGTAGACttagataaattacaagtgcatatctgggctcccttcttttctgtggccccgtttccctaactaaccaataaccaacgcccgccggtggtcactcacccgctgtgataaccaggaggatgaggagggctctggtcgaacggggacttggaaggcgcatgatccgaggGAACTTTTTGAGGGTCACGAGTCTAACTAAGAAGCCTACTATGACTAATTGCTTCCTAGCAAAACTGGCCTTACACTCATCTCTCTTCTTCACTggccaggtaatctccctggtcgCAGTCAATTAAGTCAGTGTTTCCCCCTGTCTTCTTTGACTGCAATTACAAGTCAGTAAAACATAGCAAATTACAATTTTGGTACACACAGTGATCACCGTGTTTGACACTTGGAACTGTTCACTTCAACTCCTGCATTAAAAATTATGCAATTCATGAATGATATATTATGTGGTGATAGATTGATAGTATGTTATATGGATATTGGGATTGggtttttagtattttaaaaaatctcagTGATgtaattatattattatacatattATTATCCATTATTTCACtgcaaaaatttgatttttgattttttatgtaTAAGATATACATGGGTTTGGTCTGTAATTTATGCTAAATTTAAGATTAGTTTctcaaattgatttaaagCTTATCGAATAATTTCTTCACAATGTTCTACAATTTTCTACGTACTCAAATAATGCTTCATATGAGTTATTTGAAGTCAGTACGTGACAACCTTTTCCGATTCCAAGcaacacttagaaaatattgcgaaaaaattgcaaaatgaCAGACCACATattgagaaaataaacaaatatagAAAACAATCAGCgacgtttgtttgtttgttccagTACTCCTTAAACCAGGTGACTTGCAGGAAACACCATCTTCACATTGGACTGCAACACCATAAGCAATTTTATGCATAGCTCAGGCATCAACCAACAGTTGAAAACCTATGAAAATGAGATATTAAGCAATAACAAGTTGTAGTAAATGCAAGAAGGACAGTGGTTATTCACAACTTACCCAGATAGCAAGACAAAATGTTCTGCATTAGCAGCAACATCAAACAACTTCAACTTAGCCTGGCTGAGTAaccttataaaaaaatttaatacattgTCAGGCATACAAATTTGTCAAAGAAAACCAGCAGGGGAAATTCAGTTACTGTTGGCAAGATTGAGTAAAACTAATgtgaaattataatttgattaaatcgAGATCAGTTAAGTGATTTAATAtcagaaacaacaaatgaaataagttttagagactaaaaaaataaaaaaagtatccAAACTTAAActtactgaaaaaaaatgttattaaagaattaaagTTTGCGAGGATTTATGGTAGCAAGTGCCTTCAATTACTAGATAAATGTGACCATGTGCTGATGGCTGAACTTGATTTCTTGAAACAGTTTCGCCAATTAAACTCTTTTGTTCAAGAAATCCTTAAACCAGGTAACAGGCAGGAAACAGCATCAGCACATTGTTTGCAACACCATAGGCAAATGATGGCATATCCAAAAGAGGGAAAAtctatgaaaaaaatgagaaagacaAAGAACCTGTTGAAATGTGCTAGAAAGATAGCAGTTGTTGCCTACTTGTGCAGTTAGCTGGTAGCAAGGTGGCACGTCAAAATGTTCTGCATTGAACGGGAACAGCAAACAGCTTCAACTTAACCTGGCTGACAGTGACAAAACCTAtgaaagaaattaagaaaaatgaaaatcatttcaacaCAATTAGTCGTAGTGTACGGATATACGTAGACTGCATCTCACTAGTTTGCTCAAGTTCAACGTCACGTACAACTGTGGGCTGATCAGCTGATGGCGGCTTCATCACGCTCGACGTTCGTCCTACGACGCCTGGCGGCTCCTTTGTTTATCACCATCTGGTGGCAAGAGGTTTTTTAAGACCGACAAGCACCATGTAGACTCCACATCGTtgtcttcaattttctttctgccACATGTGTGGCAGGCAGCTTTTATttctgcaattaaaaaaacaaaaaaaaaaacaacatattgATTCGGTCCCAACTTTTCTTTAGcaatttggaaatttaaatgtaCCCATACGTTAGGCGTTACTGCGTGAATTGAGCGAGCGTGAAATAATATCTGCATGGAGTGCGTGTCAATTCACGATAACATTGTCACAGATTTTTGGGTTGAAGAATAAGTTCCTTATTCAGTGGTTTCGCTCATTTGGTTTAAAGAGGATGCAGTTGATggcaaaagaggaaaaaatagcTCTAggtcacttttgtttttgttgactgGGATGTTTAAATACATCCACCTCTGAAGCATTTCAATAAGTAGCACTTGCTGCCTGGGCATCTCATTATTGAACCTGCAAATCAGCAACCCGAAGAAGAATTAGGACAACACGTAATTAATTGC
Proteins encoded in this window:
- the LOC124208822 gene encoding endocuticle structural glycoprotein SgAbd-3-like — its product is MKLIVAVAFLAVALAAPQGDKKPIEIVSSNSQVNADGSYSFDFESADETKVSESGSQKQVGPKPEDIGTVSKGSYSFTTPDGVVLTVNWVADENGFQATGDHLPTPPPMPEHVVKMLADLKAAGVL
- the LOC124208994 gene encoding zinc metalloproteinase nas-8-like, with amino-acid sequence MLVLIESDAKGRCAIGYAMTQYHQISCIRFVPRTVQSDYIKINRLDTTAFSCSSSVFGYRKGLGAHHITLSPSCYKSQAGTVIHELMYRIGFAHEHNRPDRDKYVNILWDKIIDKG